A single window of Oceanococcus atlanticus DNA harbors:
- a CDS encoding murein L,D-transpeptidase catalytic domain family protein yields the protein MTKPIKLWMAATALMISAQASAADSLLSELRTAAPALNPDVLENALQALSCAAPEHLEDARLAVIDYSLPSTSPRLWVFDLEQRALLFKELVAHGRASGDKYSRHFSNTPGSHQSSIGLFRTLHAYDGRNGYSLRMQGLEPSFNHRALDRAIVIHGAKYVSNDFIHRTGRIGRSHGCPAVAVDKAKPLIDTIKDGHYVFSWYPDPDYIAGSKLLQCPREVAMNAATSSF from the coding sequence ATGACCAAGCCAATCAAACTCTGGATGGCCGCAACAGCGCTGATGATCAGCGCACAGGCCAGCGCTGCAGATAGCCTGCTGAGCGAATTACGCACAGCCGCACCAGCCTTGAACCCGGATGTCCTGGAAAACGCCCTGCAGGCCCTGAGCTGTGCCGCCCCCGAGCATCTTGAGGATGCCCGTCTGGCCGTCATTGATTACAGCCTGCCTTCAACCAGTCCGCGACTGTGGGTGTTTGATCTGGAACAGCGCGCCCTGCTGTTTAAGGAATTGGTGGCCCACGGCCGCGCTTCTGGTGACAAATACAGCCGCCACTTTTCCAACACACCGGGTTCGCATCAGTCCAGCATCGGCCTGTTCCGCACCCTGCACGCTTACGATGGACGCAACGGTTACTCACTGCGCATGCAGGGCCTGGAGCCGAGCTTCAATCACCGTGCTCTGGATCGAGCCATCGTGATCCACGGCGCCAAGTATGTCAGCAATGACTTCATCCACCGCACCGGCCGCATAGGCCGCAGCCATGGCTGCCCAGCCGTCGCGGTGGACAAGGCCAAGCCTCTGATCGATACGATCAAGGACGGCCACTACGTCTTCTCCTGGTATCCCGACCCGGACTACATTGCCGGCTCCAAGCTGCTGCAATGCCCACGCGAAGTGGCCATGAACGCAGCCACCTCATCCTTTTGA
- the sat gene encoding sulfate adenylyltransferase: MIKPHGSDQLNPRFVYDSEKHDALSREAESLPSLLLNSAAAANAVMLGAGYFNPLNGFMNKADMLAVATDLKTADGLFWPVPVVNLSDNADGIEVGQRIALRDPNVEGHPVIAVQTVEALETVSEDEIETVVREVFATDDAEHPGVKTFRALGRTLISGPIDVLNFSYFQTDFPDTFRTAVEIRNEFAERGWNKVVAFQTRNPMHRAHEELCRMAHEELGTDGILIHMLLGKLKPGDIPAPVRDACIRKMVECYFPPNSVMITGYGFDMLYAGPREAVLHAVFRQNAGCSYLIVGRDHAGVGDYYGAFDAQTIFDDKVPAGALDIEIFRADHTAWSKKLNKVVMMRDAPDHSKEDFILLSGTKVRQMLSEGTAPPPEFSRPECAKILMDYYQSEA; the protein is encoded by the coding sequence ATGATCAAGCCGCACGGTTCAGACCAGCTCAACCCCCGTTTTGTCTACGACTCCGAAAAGCACGATGCCCTGAGCCGCGAGGCCGAGAGCCTGCCTTCGCTGCTGCTCAATTCCGCTGCGGCGGCCAATGCCGTGATGCTCGGCGCGGGCTACTTCAACCCGCTCAACGGCTTCATGAACAAAGCCGACATGCTCGCCGTGGCCACCGACCTGAAAACCGCTGACGGCCTGTTCTGGCCGGTGCCGGTGGTCAACCTGAGCGACAACGCCGACGGCATCGAAGTCGGTCAGCGCATCGCCCTGCGCGACCCCAATGTGGAAGGCCATCCGGTGATCGCGGTGCAGACCGTGGAAGCCCTGGAAACGGTCAGCGAAGACGAAATCGAAACCGTGGTGCGCGAGGTCTTCGCCACCGACGATGCCGAACATCCTGGCGTGAAAACCTTCCGCGCTCTGGGGCGCACGCTGATTTCGGGCCCCATCGACGTGCTCAACTTCAGCTACTTCCAAACCGACTTCCCCGACACCTTCCGCACCGCGGTGGAAATTCGCAACGAGTTTGCCGAACGTGGCTGGAACAAGGTTGTGGCTTTCCAGACCCGCAATCCCATGCACCGCGCCCACGAAGAACTGTGCCGCATGGCACATGAAGAACTGGGCACCGACGGCATTCTGATCCACATGCTGCTGGGCAAGCTCAAGCCGGGCGACATTCCGGCCCCGGTGCGCGATGCCTGCATTCGCAAGATGGTCGAATGCTACTTCCCGCCCAACAGCGTGATGATCACCGGCTACGGCTTCGACATGCTCTACGCCGGCCCGCGTGAAGCCGTGTTGCACGCCGTGTTCCGCCAGAACGCCGGCTGCTCCTACCTCATCGTGGGCCGTGACCACGCCGGGGTTGGTGATTACTACGGCGCTTTCGACGCGCAGACCATCTTCGACGACAAGGTTCCGGCGGGCGCGCTCGACATCGAAATCTTCCGCGCCGACCACACCGCTTGGTCAAAGAAGCTCAACAAGGTGGTGATGATGCGCGACGCCCCGGATCACAGCAAAGAGGATTTCATCCTGCTGTCCGGGACCAAAGTGCGTCAGATGCTGTCTGAAGGCACGGCGCCGCCGCCGGAGTTCTCACGCCCGGAATGCGCCAAGATTCTGATGGACTACTATCAGAGCGAAGCCTGA
- a CDS encoding AbgT family transporter, which produces MSEQAKPASRLERTLGAVERIGNRLPDPAMLFVGLLVLVWVLSALLSGLDFGLTDPRNGEPLRVSNQLSGSAMAAFLSAMVKNFAHFHPVGVVLVAMLGIGVAEHTGFINAGLRALLSVTAKVLLTPTLIAVGILSHTAADAGYVLVIPLGGVIFYAAGRHPLAGIAAAFAGVSGGFSASFVPAALDPMLQGISQAGAHILDSSVQLNPLNNYFFTASSAVLVIAVGWWLTDKIVEPRLRATALDGDLSDLPSMQPLEAGERRALRGALVAMLLGIGGLILSTLPESSAWRGPNGSLAEGGAPLMRSIVPLIFLLFLLPGVVYGIMAGTVKSSRDVIEGMSKAMTGMAYYLVIMFFIAQFVYAFAQSNLGVLLALEGAAVLKALALPAPVTIVGIILLTGVINLFVGSASAKWALLAPIFVPMLMQLGISPDLAQAAYRVGDSTTNIITPLMPYFPLVVVFCQRYVKNAGIGTVAAMMLPYSVTLLVLWSAFLLLYWSLGMPLGLQASYTYPG; this is translated from the coding sequence ATGAGCGAACAGGCGAAACCAGCCAGCCGGCTGGAACGCACACTGGGCGCGGTGGAACGTATCGGCAACCGGCTGCCAGATCCGGCGATGCTGTTCGTGGGGCTGCTGGTGCTGGTGTGGGTGTTGTCGGCGCTGCTTTCGGGGTTGGATTTTGGCCTGACCGATCCGCGCAACGGGGAGCCCCTGAGGGTGAGCAATCAGCTGTCAGGCAGTGCCATGGCGGCGTTTTTGTCAGCCATGGTCAAGAACTTCGCGCACTTTCACCCAGTGGGCGTGGTGCTGGTGGCGATGCTGGGCATCGGCGTGGCCGAGCACACCGGCTTCATCAATGCCGGCTTGCGCGCGTTGCTGTCGGTGACCGCCAAAGTGCTGCTCACGCCGACGCTGATCGCGGTGGGTATTCTCAGTCACACCGCAGCAGATGCGGGTTACGTACTGGTCATTCCGCTGGGTGGGGTGATTTTCTACGCGGCCGGGCGTCATCCCCTGGCCGGTATTGCGGCGGCCTTTGCCGGGGTGTCGGGTGGCTTTTCAGCCAGCTTTGTGCCGGCAGCACTGGACCCCATGCTGCAGGGCATCTCCCAGGCCGGCGCGCACATCCTGGACAGCAGCGTGCAGCTCAATCCGTTGAACAACTACTTCTTTACCGCCAGCTCAGCCGTGCTGGTTATTGCGGTGGGCTGGTGGTTGACCGACAAGATTGTAGAGCCGCGTCTGCGCGCCACTGCGCTGGATGGCGATCTGAGTGATCTGCCCAGCATGCAGCCGTTGGAAGCTGGCGAGCGTCGGGCCTTGCGAGGGGCTCTGGTGGCGATGCTGTTGGGGATCGGCGGCCTGATTCTCAGCACCTTGCCGGAATCCTCGGCCTGGCGTGGGCCCAATGGCAGTCTGGCCGAAGGCGGTGCGCCGCTGATGCGCTCCATCGTGCCGCTGATTTTTCTACTGTTCCTGCTGCCCGGTGTGGTCTACGGCATCATGGCCGGAACGGTGAAGAGTTCGCGCGATGTGATCGAGGGGATGAGCAAGGCCATGACCGGCATGGCGTATTACCTGGTCATCATGTTTTTCATCGCCCAGTTCGTCTACGCCTTCGCCCAGTCCAATCTCGGTGTGTTGCTGGCGCTGGAAGGGGCTGCAGTGCTCAAGGCACTGGCCTTGCCGGCGCCGGTGACCATCGTCGGCATCATCCTGCTGACCGGGGTGATCAATCTGTTCGTGGGCTCGGCGTCGGCCAAATGGGCGCTGTTGGCACCCATCTTCGTGCCGATGCTGATGCAGCTGGGGATTTCACCAGATCTGGCCCAGGCGGCTTACCGGGTGGGGGATTCGACCACCAATATCATCACCCCGCTGATGCCGTACTTCCCATTGGTGGTGGTGTTCTGCCAGCGCTATGTGAAGAATGCCGGCATTGGCACGGTGGCGGCGATGATGCTGCCGTATTCGGTCACGCTGCTGGTGTTGTGGAGCGCCTTCCTGCTGCTCTACTGGAGTCTTGGCATGCCGCTTGGTTTGCAGGCCAGCTACACCTACCCAGGTTAG
- a CDS encoding Mpo1 family 2-hydroxy fatty acid dioxygenase — protein sequence MSNFAREMAFYTAYHQENTNVWIHVFGVPLITFTAFVPLAWLELFSVSGVPVTAATLLYLYSVQYYLRTDLLFGSIATVLYGALLFAAHLVAAEGYVLGAVVFAAGQIIGWTSQIYGHLHYEGNKPAFFESVYQSFISAPLFIIADLCFHYGIKSEVQDKIHQELIASGKLRKEPGNFYKAQRA from the coding sequence ATGAGCAACTTTGCCCGCGAAATGGCTTTTTACACGGCCTACCATCAGGAGAACACCAACGTGTGGATTCACGTGTTTGGTGTACCGCTGATCACCTTCACCGCATTTGTGCCGCTGGCCTGGCTGGAGCTGTTCAGCGTTTCTGGCGTTCCGGTTACCGCAGCCACCCTGCTCTATCTCTACAGCGTGCAGTACTACCTGCGCACCGACCTGCTGTTCGGCTCGATTGCCACTGTGCTGTATGGCGCGCTGCTGTTTGCCGCCCACTTGGTCGCAGCCGAGGGCTATGTGCTGGGTGCGGTGGTCTTTGCTGCCGGCCAGATCATCGGCTGGACCTCACAGATCTATGGTCACCTGCATTACGAAGGCAACAAACCGGCCTTTTTCGAAAGCGTTTACCAGTCGTTCATTTCGGCCCCGCTGTTCATCATCGCCGACCTGTGCTTCCACTACGGCATCAAGTCCGAGGTGCAAGACAAGATCCACCAGGAGCTCATCGCCAGCGGCAAGCTGCGCAAAGAGCCTGGCAATTTCTACAAGGCACAGCGCGCCTGA
- a CDS encoding gluconate 2-dehydrogenase subunit 3 family protein yields the protein MSDSDTLRMPQRRVVLQSGGVALMSAWLMPLSGCQPGSGGRQATLAAAQSSDQPATPHAAFLSENEKRSLRALCDRLIPAGLQPGAAAGHAEEAIDALLAAFNTDPPLIYAGGPFSDRAGASSNNFARFLALDEYETLAWRLVIEGSQGRPEREFNGPVQGLQQRYREGLAHLDARAAQLATGVLPAALGQILQEQLSGTPLSAVLDLINQLSGSEHFADLPALLRDVIVFDPSDAQTQALIDVAFPNTLDGLYGAPEYGGNRDLVGWTSTDWPGDVQPRGYTDSEVINRDQPGLFDAFLPPSYGGQDHGPANKAVSQEPRAELPPLLIVAGESLAANIMAADGSLAALRQRLSAAANPRPEWVWRADHA from the coding sequence ATGAGCGATTCAGACACGCTGCGCATGCCGCAGCGTCGAGTGGTGCTGCAATCAGGCGGCGTAGCGCTGATGAGCGCCTGGTTGATGCCGTTAAGCGGATGTCAGCCCGGCAGCGGTGGGCGTCAGGCCACGCTGGCCGCGGCACAATCTTCGGATCAACCCGCCACGCCACATGCAGCCTTCCTGAGCGAGAACGAAAAACGCAGCCTGCGTGCCCTGTGCGACCGCCTGATTCCGGCCGGCCTGCAACCCGGCGCCGCGGCAGGCCACGCAGAAGAAGCCATCGATGCTTTACTGGCTGCCTTCAACACAGATCCACCACTCATTTACGCCGGCGGGCCTTTTTCTGATCGAGCCGGCGCGAGCAGCAACAATTTTGCTCGCTTCCTTGCCCTGGACGAATATGAAACGCTGGCTTGGAGGCTGGTCATTGAAGGTTCGCAAGGGCGTCCGGAACGTGAGTTCAATGGACCCGTGCAAGGCCTGCAACAGCGATACCGCGAAGGCTTGGCCCATCTGGACGCACGCGCCGCGCAGCTTGCCACCGGGGTGCTGCCGGCTGCCCTTGGTCAGATTCTGCAAGAACAACTCAGCGGCACACCGCTGTCAGCCGTCCTGGATCTGATCAATCAGCTCAGCGGCAGCGAGCACTTTGCCGACCTGCCCGCACTGTTGCGTGACGTGATCGTATTCGACCCCAGCGACGCGCAAACCCAGGCTCTGATCGATGTTGCATTTCCCAACACCCTGGATGGTCTGTACGGCGCCCCCGAGTACGGTGGCAACCGCGATCTCGTCGGCTGGACATCAACCGACTGGCCCGGCGATGTGCAACCGCGCGGCTACACCGACAGCGAAGTGATCAACCGCGACCAACCCGGGCTGTTCGACGCTTTTCTGCCTCCATCCTACGGTGGACAGGATCACGGCCCCGCGAACAAAGCCGTTTCTCAGGAGCCGCGCGCAGAACTGCCACCGTTGCTGATTGTTGCGGGTGAAAGTCTCGCCGCCAACATCATGGCCGCCGACGGCTCCCTCGCGGCGTTGCGCCAGCGCTTGTCCGCTGCTGCCAATCCGCGACCGGAATGGGTATGGAGGGCCGATCATGCCTGA
- a CDS encoding GMC family oxidoreductase has protein sequence MPEAVIIGSGPAGSIAAHELAAQGWSVTVLERGRNLRPGFGEVESRDLGTLYANDEVKTARHFGFPHPRLEPVTGRTQGEAAEGISRSVQGTHVSLGAAVGGTSLHYNAKFPRFWRGDFKQLSELGPVDGTQVADWPISYDELAPYYDEVERTIGVQGDVHLMPERTLQQAPRAGQFVMPPNPTGYAARALARGAMNVGWEPYPYPSAVNSQSFDGRPACNSCGLCSSFGCPINARGDALVTYLNPAVLSGRVRVIERALVYRIETSSDGKRATDVRYFDRDGQARHISADKILLAASPVQTARLLLLSANSAHPLGLGNRSDQVGRNMMFHWFTIGGAVFARDVQPGRAQSTTVEIDDLVGPFSGPAVSALGVPYIKGGLIQVGGSVPLLQEAYQYAGLGVPAGAPHKALVQLGLIRKRVAGIQLVGEDLPQAANRVDLDPTVKDWRGLPAPRVTWAPHAHERASAAYTAPLLLAMLQATPGASGAMVLPDPLMSDQPTLSAHHAGTARFGDDPQSTVCDRWGRLHDCDNVHVVDGSLFPTFPGFNPTLTILANSLRIARAIGHSVT, from the coding sequence ATGCCTGAGGCCGTCATCATCGGGTCCGGCCCCGCCGGCAGTATCGCCGCTCACGAGCTTGCCGCTCAGGGCTGGTCCGTCACAGTCCTCGAACGCGGCCGCAATCTGCGCCCTGGTTTTGGTGAAGTCGAAAGCCGCGACTTGGGCACCCTCTACGCCAACGACGAGGTCAAAACAGCACGCCATTTCGGCTTTCCTCATCCCCGCCTCGAGCCCGTCACCGGGCGCACCCAGGGTGAAGCGGCGGAGGGCATCTCACGCAGTGTGCAAGGCACGCACGTCTCCCTCGGCGCTGCGGTTGGCGGCACATCGTTGCACTACAACGCCAAATTCCCGCGCTTCTGGCGCGGCGATTTCAAACAGCTGTCCGAATTGGGCCCCGTTGACGGCACCCAGGTGGCTGACTGGCCCATCAGCTATGACGAGCTGGCCCCCTACTACGACGAAGTCGAGCGCACCATTGGTGTTCAGGGTGATGTGCATCTGATGCCCGAGCGTACGCTGCAACAAGCGCCACGCGCGGGTCAGTTCGTGATGCCGCCCAACCCCACCGGCTACGCTGCGCGCGCCCTTGCGCGAGGCGCCATGAATGTGGGCTGGGAACCCTACCCCTACCCGTCGGCTGTCAATTCGCAAAGCTTTGATGGTCGCCCAGCCTGCAATTCCTGCGGGCTGTGCTCTTCATTCGGCTGCCCGATCAATGCACGCGGCGATGCCCTGGTGACCTATCTCAATCCGGCCGTGTTAAGCGGTCGCGTCCGCGTCATAGAACGTGCCCTGGTTTATCGCATAGAAACCTCATCGGACGGCAAGCGTGCGACCGATGTCCGTTACTTCGACCGCGATGGCCAGGCTCGTCACATCAGCGCCGACAAGATCCTGCTCGCAGCAAGCCCAGTGCAAACGGCGCGACTGTTGCTGTTATCGGCCAACAGCGCTCACCCTTTGGGCCTGGGCAATCGCTCAGATCAGGTCGGGCGCAACATGATGTTCCACTGGTTCACGATCGGCGGCGCGGTTTTCGCGCGCGATGTACAACCCGGTCGCGCACAAAGCACCACAGTCGAAATCGATGACCTGGTTGGCCCGTTCAGCGGCCCGGCCGTTAGCGCACTGGGCGTGCCCTATATCAAAGGTGGCTTGATTCAGGTTGGCGGTTCGGTGCCGTTACTGCAGGAGGCTTACCAGTACGCCGGGCTGGGAGTGCCGGCAGGGGCGCCACACAAAGCACTGGTTCAACTGGGCCTGATACGCAAACGGGTGGCTGGCATTCAGCTGGTCGGCGAAGACCTGCCTCAGGCAGCCAATCGGGTCGACCTCGACCCCACAGTCAAGGATTGGCGCGGACTGCCAGCGCCACGCGTCACCTGGGCACCCCATGCCCACGAACGCGCCTCGGCGGCTTACACCGCACCGTTGTTGCTGGCCATGCTGCAGGCTACACCAGGCGCCAGCGGTGCCATGGTGTTGCCCGATCCGCTGATGTCGGATCAACCGACCCTGTCGGCACACCATGCCGGCACCGCGCGCTTCGGTGATGACCCGCAGAGCACCGTGTGCGACCGCTGGGGCCGTCTGCATGACTGCGACAACGTGCACGTGGTGGACGGTTCATTGTTCCCCACCTTCCCAGGCTTCAACCCCACCCTCACGATACTGGCCAACTCGCTGCGCATAGCGCGGGCGATTGGCCACAGCGTGACCTGA
- a CDS encoding ThuA domain-containing protein: MQRTFSLAPLLVGLLTLSLLTACGSENDDPSEQSSFRLLVFSHTAGFRHASIETGVDAVRQLGLMHGFEVDHSEDPSLFNDVELARYAAVMWLSTTGDVLDEQQQMAFERYIRGGGGYVGVHSASDTEYDWPFYAELVGAYFHSHPVFPLGADEGPGVQNGELHVEAEDHPSTAHLPRPWAIEDEFYSFRSNPRGQVRVLLNIDEQSYNQDPNTTNIGADAFLIGETGSMNDHPMSWCHTRLGGHAWYTALGHSISLYEDANFRRHLLAGIFTASGRQSADCTPREDGPLAEPESGPAFPPLLPLAAELGG; the protein is encoded by the coding sequence ATGCAGAGAACTTTCTCCCTAGCGCCGCTGCTCGTCGGCCTGCTGACCCTCTCACTGCTCACTGCATGTGGCTCTGAGAATGACGATCCCAGCGAACAGAGCAGCTTCCGCCTGCTGGTGTTTTCTCACACCGCCGGCTTTCGCCACGCCTCGATTGAAACGGGCGTGGATGCGGTGCGCCAACTCGGCTTGATGCACGGATTCGAGGTCGATCACAGCGAGGACCCCAGCCTCTTCAACGATGTCGAACTGGCCCGCTATGCCGCTGTCATGTGGCTGAGCACCACCGGCGACGTTCTGGATGAACAACAGCAAATGGCCTTTGAACGCTACATCCGCGGTGGCGGCGGTTACGTGGGGGTGCATTCGGCCTCGGATACCGAGTACGACTGGCCGTTCTACGCCGAGCTGGTCGGTGCCTATTTCCATAGCCATCCGGTTTTTCCGCTGGGCGCCGATGAAGGCCCCGGCGTGCAAAATGGCGAACTGCACGTCGAGGCCGAAGATCATCCTTCGACCGCGCACCTGCCCCGTCCTTGGGCCATCGAAGACGAGTTTTACAGCTTTCGCAGCAACCCCCGCGGTCAGGTCCGGGTGCTCCTCAACATCGACGAGCAAAGCTACAACCAGGACCCGAACACCACCAACATCGGCGCGGATGCTTTCCTGATCGGAGAAACAGGCAGCATGAATGACCATCCCATGAGCTGGTGCCACACCCGACTCGGCGGGCACGCCTGGTACACCGCGCTCGGTCATTCGATCAGCCTATACGAAGACGCCAACTTCCGCCGCCATTTGCTTGCCGGCATCTTCACCGCAAGTGGTCGCCAAAGCGCTGATTGCACGCCACGCGAAGACGGCCCATTGGCCGAGCCTGAGAGCGGCCCCGCCTTTCCCCCTCTGCTACCGTTGGCGGCCGAACTGGGCGGCTGA
- a CDS encoding acyl-CoA thioesterase: MSWDYPNPFVHRVRVGADAIDRMQHVNNVRYLEYLEQTAWAHTEHLGLGWEVYERLNTGVVAHRTEIDYLRAALLGDELHIATWCTANDGKLRLERSYQIRRPADDATIVRAVTQWISVDLKSGRPKRMPAEFAAAYRVTGG, from the coding sequence ATGAGCTGGGACTATCCGAATCCGTTCGTCCATCGCGTGCGCGTCGGCGCCGACGCCATCGACCGCATGCAGCACGTCAACAACGTGCGCTATCTGGAATACCTGGAACAGACCGCCTGGGCCCACACCGAGCATCTGGGGCTTGGCTGGGAGGTTTACGAGCGACTCAACACCGGGGTGGTCGCGCACCGCACCGAGATCGACTATCTGCGCGCGGCGCTGCTCGGCGATGAATTGCACATCGCCACCTGGTGCACGGCCAACGACGGCAAACTGCGCCTGGAGCGCAGTTATCAGATTCGCCGCCCGGCGGACGATGCCACCATCGTGCGCGCGGTGACACAGTGGATCAGCGTGGATCTCAAAAGCGGTCGCCCCAAGCGCATGCCGGCCGAGTTTGCGGCGGCCTATCGGGTCACCGGCGGCTGA
- a CDS encoding helical backbone metal receptor — MPELTDACGRVVAVPERPQRVVCLCPSLTETLFELGLDERLVGRTRYCIHPAPQIDAVAVVGGTKKIDFDGMTACAPDLIIAEKEENRREDVEALAQRWPVYVCDIQNLEQALDAIGVLGRLTGQDMTADQLVQRIEQAWQGIAKLRQPLRVLYLIWRKPWMAAGQDTYINAVLQRAGMSNVALGLPGRYPQIDSAELAALKPDVCLLSSEPYPFEHKHAEELARLMPGTHMQLVDGEMFSWYGARMLMAARYLGELVTALDEARQDPSISRR; from the coding sequence ATGCCTGAATTGACCGATGCCTGTGGCCGTGTGGTGGCCGTGCCGGAGCGCCCGCAGCGTGTGGTATGCCTGTGTCCCTCGCTGACCGAAACCCTGTTTGAGCTGGGGTTGGATGAGCGGCTGGTTGGGCGAACCCGTTACTGCATCCACCCGGCGCCGCAGATTGACGCCGTGGCGGTGGTGGGGGGCACCAAGAAAATCGACTTTGATGGCATGACCGCCTGCGCGCCGGATCTGATCATCGCCGAGAAGGAAGAGAACCGGCGCGAGGATGTCGAGGCACTGGCGCAGCGCTGGCCGGTCTATGTCTGCGACATCCAGAATCTTGAGCAGGCCTTGGACGCCATCGGGGTGCTGGGGCGCTTGACGGGACAGGACATGACGGCCGATCAACTGGTTCAGCGCATTGAGCAAGCCTGGCAAGGCATTGCGAAGTTGCGGCAACCGCTGCGCGTGCTGTATCTGATCTGGCGCAAGCCCTGGATGGCCGCAGGCCAGGACACCTACATCAACGCAGTGTTGCAGCGCGCCGGCATGAGCAATGTGGCGCTGGGTTTGCCGGGGCGCTATCCGCAAATTGATTCCGCCGAGCTGGCCGCACTCAAGCCCGATGTGTGCTTGCTCAGCTCTGAGCCTTATCCCTTCGAGCACAAGCACGCCGAGGAGTTGGCGCGACTCATGCCGGGCACGCACATGCAGCTGGTCGATGGCGAAATGTTCAGCTGGTACGGCGCCCGCATGCTTATGGCGGCACGCTATCTTGGTGAACTGGTCACGGCGCTGGATGAGGCGCGCCAGGACCCTAGCATCAGCCGCCGGTGA
- a CDS encoding vWA domain-containing protein, with product MKFRTRSSGTSFYETVSDLMFGTMAIVVMLMCIFMVLNRKSEGAPATPPDTLEQQSSDGEIETLVCVPDPTPSPHELELGGLQAQVDELRQSLASAQEENRNANEAFGGREQGGEREAHHVQLVIAVDVTGSMQRELDELAESIALLGETLPRMVNSVAVGVVAYRRDAQNRDVSAVYPLSPVRPAHQDQGRSAKNLRSWVQALRAEAGSAPLGSALKRALAMFDAAGTFHGQQVLMVLGDVGPFEDGWQDQSITAANREQARALVEQVAQWQKSGPGRRLLALFSGLDEIAKSSGQQQQKFLESQAFFRRLGDAVLHDEAYSENSSDMTALIFLATLG from the coding sequence GTGAAATTTCGCACGCGCTCAAGCGGCACGAGTTTCTACGAAACCGTGTCCGATTTGATGTTCGGCACCATGGCCATCGTGGTCATGCTGATGTGCATTTTCATGGTGCTCAACCGCAAGAGCGAAGGCGCGCCCGCCACGCCACCGGACACCCTGGAGCAGCAATCCAGCGACGGAGAGATCGAAACCCTGGTGTGTGTGCCCGATCCCACGCCGTCGCCGCATGAGCTTGAGCTGGGCGGCTTGCAGGCGCAGGTTGATGAGCTGCGCCAGTCGTTGGCCAGCGCCCAGGAAGAGAATCGCAACGCCAATGAAGCGTTCGGCGGGCGCGAACAAGGCGGTGAACGTGAAGCCCATCATGTGCAGTTGGTGATCGCCGTTGATGTGACCGGCAGCATGCAGCGCGAGCTGGATGAACTGGCCGAGTCCATCGCGCTGCTTGGAGAAACCTTGCCGCGCATGGTCAACAGCGTGGCCGTGGGGGTTGTAGCCTATCGGCGTGATGCACAAAATCGTGATGTCAGCGCCGTCTACCCGCTGAGTCCGGTACGCCCGGCGCATCAGGATCAGGGCCGCAGCGCCAAAAATCTGCGCAGCTGGGTCCAAGCCTTGCGTGCCGAGGCCGGTTCGGCACCGCTGGGCAGTGCGCTCAAACGGGCCTTGGCCATGTTTGATGCCGCCGGCACATTCCACGGCCAGCAAGTCCTGATGGTGCTGGGTGATGTTGGCCCGTTTGAAGATGGTTGGCAGGATCAGTCGATCACGGCAGCCAACCGCGAGCAGGCTCGCGCGCTGGTTGAGCAGGTTGCGCAGTGGCAGAAGTCCGGGCCCGGACGGCGTCTGCTGGCGCTGTTCTCCGGCCTGGATGAAATCGCCAAATCCAGCGGTCAGCAACAGCAGAAATTTCTTGAGAGTCAGGCGTTCTTCCGCCGTCTGGGCGATGCGGTGCTGCATGACGAGGCTTATTCGGAAAACAGTTCCGACATGACCGCGCTAATTTTTCTGGCGACGCTGGGCTGA